Within Haloterrigena salifodinae, the genomic segment CCGCGCAATCCGTCGGTAAATTCCTCGTCGTCGATCGCGTATCCCCGATCGTCGACACGCTCGAGTTCCTCGAAGAAGGCCTGTCGATCGGTGATCGTGTTATCCGTGTTCGCCGGTAGTCCCCACCGGTCGAGGATTGCTTCGGTACGTTCCCGGGGCAATTCGGCGAGAATCGCTTTCCCGGATGCGGTAGCGTGCATGTGGTAATATGTCCCCATTCGAGCACGGTAGCGGTTCGAATCGCTCTCGTCCGGGTATTTCACCCATTTGTGGTACGATTCCGAGATCGTGACGACGCAACCGTGGTCCTCGATCACGAAATCGACCTCTTCGTCGGTCGCGTCCGTCAGCTCTCTTACGGCGTCGTCCGCGAACTGGTAACCTACCTTTCGACTCCGAGCATGTTCGCCGAGGTCGAGGAATTTCGGACCGATGTGGTATTCGTCGCCCTCTTTTACCAAATAGCCGCATTCGTACAGGGTGATCACGTGCTTGTATACCGTACTTTTGGCGAGCGATAGATCTTCGGCGAGCTGGGAGAGGTTCGCGCCGCCGCGTTCCCGTATTCGGTCGATCAGCGCCAGCGAGCGAGCGGGCGTTTTCAATGTCGGATTCTTCGGTTGGCCCATCATATGTGATGTCAATCCATGCCATTCCAATTAAGCATTTCGCACATCGAAACACTAGTTCGAATTTCGCTTCTCAGAACAACCATCGGCGGATCTGGGACTGTCATCTCCCCATTTCGCCGATCCACAATCTGTAGGGGGTTATACCATTTGTCTATTCGAAACCGTCCGCCGTTCGTTCGCAGTTGGCGAGATGACGTCACGATCGCCCGAAAGCACCCTGATAACGCCACGTATGGGATGACTCTCGGTCCCGAGACTTGCTCGCCACTCACAGCGTTGAGTCGAGCGTCGAGGAGCGGGCGAACGGTCGGCAGACGACACTGCACTCTTCTCCCGGGTTCCGTTTTGGATCCGTTACCCGGCCTCCTATTCGGTTGTCTCTCCCGTTCGACTACGGTACGTCGGCTCACTTCGCCAAGTCCATTACACTCGTACTGATGTAATCACCTGCGTTTACGCCCGCCGTCTCAATGTCGAGACCGATTATACACGGTCCGACCGAAACCCGATCGGTAGCTCGACGTTCGAACGATTCGCCTGTTCTCATCGGTCGGCAGACCTGCTCTCTCTCATCGGTGCGGTGGGCTATTATCTTCCGCTGACTCCCGGCATCGCCTACTGAGCTGCAGCGGCCGAAAGAAGTCTCCGAGGTCATAGTAGCCTGCTAGTCGCGGCGACTTGTGACACTGAAACTGCGACCCCACCGTCCGCTTTTACGCATTCGAAAAGTACGGGTGATACTACGTCTTTCACTCGCGATCGTACGCATCCGGCAGCAGTTCTATTTCCGCCTCTTTCACACTGAAGTCGTAGTTCCGTTCGAAAACGTAGTCCAGAGAGATCGTGCCCCATCCACGAAAGGTACTATTTCTAAGGTTTTGTGTTTCACGATTTCGTTTCGCGAGACTCTCGCGTAAATACGGCGGTACCGATCGGATACGACGGTAGCCAGGCGATTCTCTTCATCCCTCATTCCGGGCGGACTGAAAGGCGATAGTATCAGTGACTGTCACTTGTCGCCACCTCATCTCTTCCGGCGTGATTCGGACTTCCATCAGGAATCGGTTGCTAATTACGCATCCACACGCAGTGGTGGCTGTTTTCCGAAAAACAGCTACGGTCACCGCGAGCCGATCGTCAATCCGCTCCGAGGGACGGCACGTTCCCGCAGTGATCGCACATCGGCGTGGATCGTTCGTACGGTTCGACCATCGTCTGTTCGCAGTTCGGACATGGCATCTCACGTCTTGTGCCAACGTAGCATATGACATTCTTGGAGTGCTAAATGACGGGCCGTTATACCAGATTGTGGACATCTTCAAAGGCGGAAACGGGTCGATCAGTTCTGCTGATCTTCTGCTCGGTTCCGCCGACGCGGAACCGATTCAGTGTACTGATGATTCGGCCCCTATCATGTTCGACTTCTCGTTGTCGGGTATCGCAGCGCTTCAAGCGCGTAAAGTGGCGAGTCGCTGGCTCGAGACAGTCGAATCGATGTCGCAGCATGATCCGATATCCGGATCTGGAAACCGGACATATAATGGGATTCTATATAACTGGTTAACGCTTTTTCGTAATGCCCTCAATTGTGCTACTGTATGACGCAATGGAACCAAAGCCAGACCGAGGCAGTAAGCGCAGACATCACGGAGAAGACGAACGCGCTGCCGGCCCGGTACTTCACCGATGACGACGTCTTCGAGATGGAGAAAGAGAAAGTGTTCGGCCAGTACTGGGTGTACGCCGGCCACGCCAATAGCATCAGTGATCCCGGCCAGTACTTCACGCGAACCATCGGCGGGCGTGATCTAATCGTCGCTCGAGACGACGACGGTGACGTCCGCGCCGTGGAGAACTTCTCCGCTCGCGACGGTAACGCGCTTCTCGAGGACGCGCCGATGACCGATCCCGGGCGTGTCGATCCGGACGAGCTCGCTGATGCGGAGTCGGTGCACGCCGACAGCATCGGTCCGCTGCTGTTCGTCAACCTGCGCGAGGATCCGATGCCGCTGGCCGAGCAGGCCGGCGTGATGAAGGATCGTCTCGAGGCGTTGCCCCTTGAGGAGTACGAACTCGCCACCCGGATCAGTTCGGAGGTCGAGTGCAACTGGAAGGTGTTCGCGAGCAACTACTCGGAGTGCGACCACTGCCAGGCTAACCACCAGGACTGGATCAAGGGCATCTCGCTCAACGACTCCGAACTCGAGGTCAACGACTACCACTGGGTACTCCACTACACGCACGCTCAGGACGTCGACGATGAGATGCGGATCCACGACGAGCACGAAGCCCAGTTTCACTACTTCTGGCCGAACTTCACGGTCAATATGTACGGCACTGCCGACGGCTACGGCACCTACATCATCGACCCGATCGATACCGATCGCTTCAGGCTGATCGCGGACTACTACTTCCGCGACAGCGAACTCTCCGACGAAGAGCGCGAGTTCGTTCGCACGAGCCGCCAGCTCCAGGAAGAGGACTTCGAACTGGT encodes:
- a CDS encoding IclR family transcriptional regulator; translated protein: MMGQPKNPTLKTPARSLALIDRIRERGGANLSQLAEDLSLAKSTVYKHVITLYECGYLVKEGDEYHIGPKFLDLGEHARSRKVGYQFADDAVRELTDATDEEVDFVIEDHGCVVTISESYHKWVKYPDESDSNRYRARMGTYYHMHATASGKAILAELPRERTEAILDRWGLPANTDNTITDRQAFFEELERVDDRGYAIDDEEFTDGLRGVGMAVDRPDSPPIGAMSVSGPSYRITDEVIEQNIVSVLERTVESFERRLANDRSDGP
- a CDS encoding aromatic ring-hydroxylating oxygenase subunit alpha, which produces MTQWNQSQTEAVSADITEKTNALPARYFTDDDVFEMEKEKVFGQYWVYAGHANSISDPGQYFTRTIGGRDLIVARDDDGDVRAVENFSARDGNALLEDAPMTDPGRVDPDELADAESVHADSIGPLLFVNLREDPMPLAEQAGVMKDRLEALPLEEYELATRISSEVECNWKVFASNYSECDHCQANHQDWIKGISLNDSELEVNDYHWVLHYTHAQDVDDEMRIHDEHEAQFHYFWPNFTVNMYGTADGYGTYIIDPIDTDRFRLIADYYFRDSELSDEEREFVRTSRQLQEEDFELVERQWKGLRTGALAQAQLGPNEHTVHRFHQLAQEAYNS